TATGCAAGCAGTGGGGTGTTAAACAAAAATTGACAACGGCCTATCATCCCCAAACGAACCTGACGGAACGAGTCAACCGGAATCTGAAGACAATGATAGCTTCCTATGTAGGGGACCAACATCGTCATTGGGATAGATGGTTGTCTGAGTTTCGATTTGCAATCAACACAGCGTGGCATGAGACTACAGGATACACGCCTGCAGAAGTGGCACTGGGGCGTAAGTTGAAAGGACCATTGGAGAGAGCCTTACATAGACCACCTGACCCCAATAACCCTGTCTATCCAATCCTTGAACGTCAACAAAACCTCATCAGCCTGGTAAAGGAGAACATTGAACAAGCCCAAGTCAAGCAAAAACGCTACTACAACAAGCACCGCAAACAGACTCATTACCAGGTGGGGGATGTAGTTTGGGTGCGGACCCATCCCCTGTCTAGAGCAGATGAGGGGTTTATGGCAAAACTGTCAGCAAAATGGAAGGGTCCTGCGAAAGTTGTTAAATGTCTCGGACCTGTAAATTATTCTGTTGCTTTTCTTAATGACCTTTGTAATGTCGAAACCTACCATGTACAAAATTTAAAGACTTGTCATGGTTATAACAAGCCTTCTTCTGAAGGGGGGGGTATGTAACAGGCAAAGGCCTGTTGACATGTCCTTTCTGACTGAGTGTAATATTACTACACACCACCAGAGGTGCCAGGAGACCCGGGTGTATGGTTTATACCCAGGTGTGTAGTAGAGGAAGTGAGATTTGTTGGGCAGAGGAAGCATGGCCTATCTTCTGTGTTACCACAAACCACTTTGAGTCCTGATTGGGAAACTTAGGTCTTGAGCTCAATCAAAAAGGACTCTTTATTGCTACTGGCAATTTTATGACTACCATTCATTGCTGGGAGTTCAAAAGATGATGTCCATTCATGAACTATGTCTTTACTTCACCTTGGGGATCTTTTGGATCTCATGCACAAGGATTAGGAGAATTTGACTGTTCTTGTTGGGATTTACTGCACGTTGGATTTATTCATTGTGGAGTGGAGTATTCTATGTTTCAAGACTACAATCGCCATCTTTACTGGTTTCAAGGACTGTGAAACCTATTTAAAGCCGAGCCTGCCTACATTCATACAGTCTGTTTTTTTCacatgttcattgtttgttttgtgtcaatATCCATTGCTGGGTGTATTGTCTAAATATcggttttttttgttatttgtggGTTGGTTTACTtatataaaattgcaaaaacTCATTTTCATTGCATGACTGTTCTATGTGATTTATACCTGGTTTAGATTAGGTCTATGTAAGTTGGTGGTTCCCTTCCCTAAAAATCAGATCTATAGCAGTTTTGTACTTAAAGTGGTTGAGGCTGTTATAATTCAACAAGTGCTAGGCTATTAAGATAAAAAGTTTCTGCTGTAGAGTTTGCGGCTAATCTGACTCTCCACAATGGGCTACAGAATGCATATGAATATTTTATAGGCCTATTTGGATTTTGACTGCAGTTAAGAGCAAAATGACGAGAACATGTTTAACATTGGAAGTTTAAGATtctttattaaatattctttctttatgcaaaacatATAGGCATCTGTACATTGCACTTCTATAACATCATAacataaatcattaaattatagtTCAAATGAACCGTACAAACCCAATCTTGTTTTTTGctgtctatttatctatttatttatatcagcagatctgtgttgattcagttcatttCAATAACTGCTGATGTTGCAAACTGTGGttaagctgtaaagcagctcgaAAGAATTGACCAAgatatgttacattatggctcAGTATTATTAGAACAATAACTGTACAGAATCTGCCATCCAATGTTCCTTaaagacaaagaaataaaataaaaatgttaaagaaaaacaaacaaaaacaacaaaccgaTTGTGTTCCATTTATAtatcaatgtataatttttacattatcTTGTGTGTATAAAAAGCACTCACCCAACCTAACAGTGCTTGACAAGTTTGAGTTAGGGGGAAGGGcgctttgtttaaaatgtttgtcaccAAAACCATTAATCCAGAGGGCGGGAGACTCAAAATATTAGCGTAAACTATGCGCGTGACAGACCTTTTTGCAGTCTTAGtgctttttgttaattttaacatcctGATCTGATCATATGAAATAAGCTGACGAAATACACAATTGTTCGACTCTGTTATGAGTATTTGTAGTaagtttctttatttgtttgtattatGGAGATTTGCAGTGTTTTGCAGTTTTTTGCAGCGAGGAGGGATTTTGTAAAAGTCGGAGCGtcgtgttttcttttttttgtttgtttgtttgtttgtttgttttttaaatctgcAAGAAATGTTATGAGTTTGGCGTgtggtaagaaaaaaaagtttgcacaaTAAGCCACTACGCAAATGTGTGTCTAAGtagaccagctaaaatatattgtttgaccaaaaacatcttatcaattatttaagtaataaagacatgtaataaagtaataaataaatttaattaaaacagaaagacgtatattgcttcagccttattTAAAGGCCGCGGAAACATGGTTTCGTTTGTTGCGCACTTCAATCCATTCCACACCCGACGTTtttggttttcttcctatttattaaatataggcaattagttgatgaaacattgattgaaattaagatacaatgtAAGATACATTcactttaaccctctggccgACGAAAGCGCCGGCGTgttctgatggattttttcctcatgacagctaaaacaaaaacaggccTTCCGTCATTTCTGGCGATAGCTTACAGATTGATGCAAGACTACgaatggtctacttttatttgtctatgctcacaataacaataaaaccttgtacttttgaaaaataaaataaaataaaaaacagggtGCGCTTTCAGCTGTCTGTCTGCGAGAATCTGAAACGTCTCAAAAGTGAACTTAAACTCAGCGAATAATTgtacctaaaaagaaagaaatatctcaattcgataagatataggtctgtgttaaataagaggcgatctatACGCTGGAAcgtgttgtttctgaaatcatggccagtgcccattgctgctgttatcagtTCTCTTGGCGCTTGTGCACACGCGCAGTTTTCACACAGACAATCGAGCGTTTCGTTCTggtaaaagcacaaaacaaaatgcacacaacgtgtccttgctcttgatgtacaatcactgatgaacaccttTGGTTTTAATAAGTAAATTTgcctaaatatttattcctgcCGGTATTTTAGTCTGCGATATCGAAATCACTAAACATTACATAGCATATATAatggccaaaaaaataaaaaaataaataataataatcatgaacaattaaaaaaaaatcaagaacaaTAGCAGTTAATAAGAATTATTGCTCTTAATGCGGTCTTAATGCTGGACCATTTTCATTTCGCTCCGCATATggaatttatttttctttgctaAGAGCAAACCAGaatgaaaatattacatttataatacatgTGTATGTGTTCCTAATATATATGCCTAATGACTGTTTAATGACAATAGCATGCAGTAAGACTTTGTGTAAAggtctttcttttaatttttgacGCATAGAGTAGCCTAAGACTATCCCACGTTTTGAAATTAACTCTCACTTTAAGTTTTCTAATGGTTTTTAAGGATGTTAAAAggttatattataatgttattgttgttttacttCGTCCTTCAATCTCCAGTTACAAACcgacattttattattacagtcaCTTTCCAATCCGTCCCTTTGCGCCACCTGGCGGTAGTTTTTTACACGCAACTGAATTTCAGTTAACGCAATGGCCCTGCGGCTGCGGTATGCGCGGCAGTAATACCCATTTTGGTTGTCCACCTACGGTACATGTTTATGACCCTAAATGAGGAAAAAGTccaaaatttcaagaaaaaaacaaaacaaagcttaACCGGCATTTAAGTCAACTCAAAAATCAAAatgggtcaaattgacccgTAACATAACACAAGGCTTAAATGTCAAGATAAAATACATAACTGAACAATAaaacactaacaggtctttcTCTTCTCTCAacaatgcataaaataacacccaatttcaacatttactctcccagTTGCAATGCAAATTCACTGCTCGGTTTTAGTTAATGCAAGAAACAATATTCATGAAGTCACAACACAATTGGACTAAGTTACTTATGAAAGTGGATTGAAcccaattaaattaaattgtgacaaaatgttcaccAATTATGTTGCTTCagctcattttctaaaagtaaaacaagctgcaatttttttttttttttttttttgagtctgACTTCTTGTGTTGTGGATGTGCAGGAGACCAGAGTTCACATCCCAATCGCAAGTGCATTTGTTCATTAAAGTCAAAAGCTTTATTAGAGACAaccataaaatgtgttttttctttcttttccctAGGGAAATGTGATGTGAAATATGACCAACTGAAGAGTGAATCAGAAGCAAAGGCTTTTAACAAGAGGATCTGTGCACTGAAGATCTTTTATTTTTGTGccattttatttgtgtttgtctttatCATCTTTTTTTATATGCAAGATTACTTTAAAACATCTAACGCCAAACTTAAAGCACCTAATGCCAAACCTATCATGCAAAACAAGGAGAGTAAAGACTCTGACGTGCCAAATCCTCCTCCAAGCACACATTTACCATCCGTCCAAACACCACACATCGACCACACATCCACCAGTCCTCCAGCTCCAAAAGCGTGTGGTGTTCAAGTGAAGGACGGTCCTGTGATTAAAGTCGGGAACCTTCACACATATGTGACTGGCTCTTATATGGATTATCGCTTTGGAGAGAAACAGATAAAGACGATTGCCATTGTTCTCCGTGAAGAGCAGGTGAAATACAGCTGTGTGATGTGCTGTGATGGGAGGAACGTGACCTCACCAGCAGAATACACAATTCATTCTGACCACTTTGGTTTTGAGTACGGCACTGCTACCATCACGTGTCACATCAATAGCCCGTGTTTGAAACCAACGCATGTTGCAATAACAGCCAGAGAGATCTCGGAGAGCATAACATCCTTCCAACCCGTTAGAAACAGAGACGTTCCAGCAGTCTTCCCATATGAATTTACCGTCTGCATCTCTGTCATGTATGACTACAAGAATGTGTTGAATTTAGTCGAGTCATTGGAGATGTTCAGACTGCTTGGTGCTCAAAGGGTGGTGATATATAAAACCAACTGTGATTCAGACACACAGAAGGTTCTGGAATACTATGTGAAAAGAGGTTTTGTGGAGATCATCCCATGGACCATTAAAAATCACATCGAAGTGTCAAGTGGCTGGAGGAAAGATTTATCTTCAGGTGAACTGCATTACTATGGGCAAATTCCTGCACTTAATGACTGTATTTATCGTTACATGTACCAAAGTCACTATGTGGCTCTACAAGACATAGATGAGCTCATTCTGCCTCTCAAGGTGAAAACCTGGCCGGAGCTTTTGCCTGAGCTTGAGAAGATGTACGGCACTACTGTGGGCTTTGAGTTTGAGAATAATGCTTTCCCTTTCACTGCAAAAGCTCATACGGATTATGAGCAAGACAAATGGAAAAATGTACCTGGAtggaatattttaaattatatagagCGAATACCTAATGACCCCAAAGCTTTCAACAATTACAAGGTTATAGTAAGTCCTCGGCTAGCTCTGAAGGCTACTGTACATGGCCTGCTGGAAACTGTGTATTCTGGATCCACCACAGTAAGGGTGAGCAACTCCATCGCTCGCATGTACCACTCAAAATACTTTGAATACCCCCCAAACACAAACATTATAAGAGATGATCATCTGTGGGACTATGCCAAAGATCTTATACCTGCTGTTTCTAAAGTTCTACAGGACTGTGGATTCATTGAGGCCTAAATTGTTGTCACAAAGTACTGTCTGTCACTGGTTacaaattattacaaaaaaaagtaaataaataaaataagaataaaaaaaataaaaaaactttcctTGTCCGAGTTCCCCCCTGGCTCGCGGACAGTCTGCGCGAGGTTAATTTTTGTGCGTACTATCTAGTGGACCATTTTTATCAAGCGCTCAAATCACTCGCACATGCACTGTTGTCCACGCAGACATAAAAATCTGGTTGCAGGTGGAAGGAGCGCGCAAACACCAGCGTATGTGCAAGTGATTTGagtgcttaaaggtgccatcgaacgttttttacaagatgtaatataagtctaaggtgtcccctgaatgtgtctgcgaagtttcagctcaaaataccccatagatttttttttttattcatttttttaactgcctattttggggcatcaataactatgcactgatatataggttgcggcccctttaattctcgtgctcccccgccCACGGTGCTCGCGCTTgctttaaccagcataaacacagttcacacagctaatataaccctcaaaatggatctttacaaagtgttcggcatgcatactgcatgcatgcgtcggattatatgagtattgtatttatttggatgtttacatttgattctgaatgagtttgaggttttgctccgtggctaaagctaacattacacactgttgaagagatttataaagaatgaatttgtgtttatgaattatacagattgcaagtgtttaataatggaAATAGCAACAGCTCCAGTCTCCGTGaaaacagtaataaacgatggcaactttaaccacatttaacagtacattaacaacatgctaacaaaacatttagaaagacaatttacaaatatcaataaaatatcatgatatcatggaccatgtcagttattattgctccatctgccatttttcgctgttgtccttgcttgcttacctagtctgatgactTGGCTGTgtacatccagacgttaatactggatgcccttgtgtaatgccttgaacatgggctcattgggctggcatatgcaaatattggggtcatacatattaatgatcccgactgttacgtaacagttggtgttatgttgagattcgcctgttctttggaggtcttttaaacaaatgagatttatataagaaggaggaaacaatggagtttgagactcactgtatgtacgtaacagtcgggatcattaatatgtacgcccccaatatttgcatatgccagctcatgttcaaagcattagacaagggcaggacgtcttcATGTGCacgctgaatcatcagactaggtaagcaagcaagaacaatagcgaaaaatggcacatggagcaataataactgacatgatccatgatatcatgatatttttagtgatatttgtaaatggtctttctaaatgtttcgttagcatgatgctaatgtactgttaaatgtggttaaagttaccattgtttcttattgtattcacggagacaagagctgccgctattttcattattaaacacttgcagtctgtataattcataaacacaacttcattctttataaatctctccaacagtgtagcattagccgttagccacggatcacagcctcaaattcattcaaaatcaaatgtaaacatccaaataaatactatactcacataattcgacgcatgcatgcagtatgcatgacgaacactttgtaaagatccattttgagggttatattatcagtgtaaactttgtttatgcactgtttaaggcaagcgcgagctctgtggcggggagcgtgagcatttaaaggggccgcaacattaatcgcgcatttctaattatgccccaaaataggcagttaaaaaaatgaataaaaaaaaatctatggggtattttgagctgaaacttcacagacacattcaggggacaccttagacttatattacatcttgtaaaaaaacgttcgatggcacctttaaagtccaTGATGATTATATCAGAGATGGCAGAGAGAATTATTCATTCCAGTGTCCATTTAAAACACGAACTCTCTGTCATATTCTGTCATTGTAACTGAAAAGCGCGAGCCCTCCCGTTCGGCACGCGCTTGCACCGCAGTTCATCCCAAATGTGATGACGCATTTATAATAGGGTTTGTTGAAAACAATGtgcaaaacagacagacagatttggctaatgtatgtttcagtcgatggattgCATTCAATCCATTTAAACTGCGATGAAGAacatggacaaaacagtcactgtACACAATGTTCAATGACGTACCAAAAGCTCTATGCCCAGTCATTTACGCcatcatcacccgggtgttgatagctctcgagcgcaggtgagacctggggcccgtttcagaaaggaggttcaaccaactctgagttaaaacttgaactctgagttgacttactctgagttttcagtttcagaacagctgaattgAGTTAGTTCAATCGACTCTAAGTAGGTTGACTCTGAGTTAAGCACGTGCACCACGACTATGAAGAGCCATCATCAATGGAGCTCCGATATTACGATTCACCACCGGAAACAGCACATGACAAAATGACGTCCGCATACTTCTGGGTCAATGCAAGTTTAATTCTTATCACCGTTATAATATCAAAGGTTAAAACTGGCAGAACAGTAAGTTATTGAACTAATATTCTTCTTCATGGTATCCCACATGCAAAAAAggagaaaataataataatttaacaggatgcaataataagagtgtaaattattgtattattattaaacactcgcaatttacttccacttttagaacattttcttcattttcattgaaattaaatgcctttctgatgtgATATGTGATGGGGAAAAAGGAGAATAACAAGCTTTGCAGAAGGCGGATTGATGTGCCAATTTTAACCTGGTCtgacattggtgggcggagctactGTAAATTTGTACTTTGTAATAGACACTccgaataatcttgttttccgtttgcattaagattatttttattaccaaactggtagatattgatcattttaatgaagtaaaatgcaatttagatcccccaggaaacaagactaaatattttatatcatgTTCTTATATGCAAAATCCATCtcgatttaagaatttttagatatttgtacttgaaaCAGGACAAACATATACTCAGTAAGAAAagtatttttgcagtgtgaatgaatgaatgaatgaatgaatgaatgaactatttaaacatcacttgcattttaaaaagggggaggagaccgaaggaaactctgggtttactGAAGAAAACCTGCTCCTGACCAGTTTAGGTTCACAGAGTAAGTTACCATGGTATCTGACTCTGAGTATAAGTTACCTCTCTTTCAGAAATAGGCTTGACTTGACCTGCTTTCTCGGGTTTGACATACCTCCCATTCTGAAACGGAAAACCCAGTTTCcatcatttcagggttaacatactcagagtttttacttaacctcctttctgaaacgggCCCCTGAACCTCTCATATTGCTATCTTTgcttaaactaaactcatttaaaccaTGACGTGAAAGAGAATTTGCACGCTGTGACGCAGCTCTCCATGAACGCGCTTCGGGTGAGCGCACATACAAAGCTCCTCACAGAGCGTGCAAGCTAA
The nucleotide sequence above comes from Chanodichthys erythropterus isolate Z2021 chromosome 7, ASM2448905v1, whole genome shotgun sequence. Encoded proteins:
- the LOC137023039 gene encoding uncharacterized protein isoform X1, which codes for MLINSVVMFSKGKCDVKYDQLKSESEAKAFNKRICALKIFYFCAILFVFVFIIFFYMQDYFKTSNAKLKAPNAKPIMQNKESKDSDVPNPPPSTHLPSVQTPHIDHTSTSPPAPKACGVQVKDGPVIKVGNLHTYVTGSYMDYRFGEKQIKTIAIVLREEQVKYSCVMCCDGRNVTSPAEYTIHSDHFGFEYGTATITCHINSPCLKPTHVAITAREISESITSFQPVRNRDVPAVFPYEFTVCISVMYDYKNVLNLVESLEMFRLLGAQRVVIYKTNCDSDTQKVLEYYVKRGFVEIIPWTIKNHIEVSSGWRKDLSSGELHYYGQIPALNDCIYRYMYQSHYVALQDIDELILPLKVKTWPELLPELEKMYGTTVGFEFENNAFPFTAKAHTDYEQDKWKNVPGWNILNYIERIPNDPKAFNNYKVIVSPRLALKATVHGLLETVYSGSTTVRVSNSIARMYHSKYFEYPPNTNIIRDDHLWDYAKDLIPAVSKVLQDCGFIEA
- the LOC137023039 gene encoding uncharacterized protein isoform X2 — its product is MQDYFKTSNAKLKAPNAKPIMQNKESKDSDVPNPPPSTHLPSVQTPHIDHTSTSPPAPKACGVQVKDGPVIKVGNLHTYVTGSYMDYRFGEKQIKTIAIVLREEQVKYSCVMCCDGRNVTSPAEYTIHSDHFGFEYGTATITCHINSPCLKPTHVAITAREISESITSFQPVRNRDVPAVFPYEFTVCISVMYDYKNVLNLVESLEMFRLLGAQRVVIYKTNCDSDTQKVLEYYVKRGFVEIIPWTIKNHIEVSSGWRKDLSSGELHYYGQIPALNDCIYRYMYQSHYVALQDIDELILPLKVKTWPELLPELEKMYGTTVGFEFENNAFPFTAKAHTDYEQDKWKNVPGWNILNYIERIPNDPKAFNNYKVIVSPRLALKATVHGLLETVYSGSTTVRVSNSIARMYHSKYFEYPPNTNIIRDDHLWDYAKDLIPAVSKVLQDCGFIEA